From one Agathobaculum sp. NTUH-O15-33 genomic stretch:
- a CDS encoding sensor histidine kinase, with the protein MLRRDWSRDPDLSAFFSDIETRLHGEEIAKLQQKQAEYLALQNQINPHFLYNALEAIRSDALLADCEEIAETTEALATFFRYTISNLQEYVTFSDELDNAENYFTVQRCRFGDKVSMELELGDEALLEARMPKLILQPLVENAVSHGLEGKIEHGTVRILVENSENTLFLRVRDDGVGMPEDQVARLNEAFAGDVGPIGVQLRDGIALRNVNSRIRLMFGEDYGLRIFSAAGVGTECCVTLPLLSQEE; encoded by the coding sequence GTGCTGCGGAGGGACTGGAGCCGGGACCCTGATCTCAGCGCGTTCTTTTCGGATATCGAAACGCGGCTGCACGGCGAGGAGATCGCCAAGCTACAGCAAAAGCAGGCGGAGTATCTGGCGCTGCAAAACCAGATAAACCCGCATTTTCTATACAACGCGCTCGAAGCGATCCGGTCGGACGCGTTGCTCGCGGACTGCGAGGAGATCGCCGAGACGACCGAGGCGCTTGCCACCTTTTTCCGCTACACGATCTCCAACTTGCAGGAATATGTGACCTTCTCCGACGAGCTGGACAACGCCGAAAACTATTTCACCGTGCAGCGCTGCCGCTTTGGCGACAAGGTTTCGATGGAGCTGGAGCTCGGCGACGAAGCCTTGCTGGAAGCGCGTATGCCCAAGCTGATCCTACAGCCGCTGGTGGAAAACGCGGTCTCGCATGGCTTGGAGGGAAAGATCGAGCATGGCACGGTCCGCATCCTTGTGGAAAACAGCGAAAACACGCTGTTCCTCCGCGTGCGGGACGACGGCGTGGGCATGCCCGAGGATCAGGTGGCCCGGCTCAACGAAGCGTTTGCCGGGGACGTCGGACCGATCGGCGTGCAGCTGCGGGACGGCATCGCGCTGCGCAATGTCAACAGCCGCATCCGCCTGATGTTCGGCGAGGATTATGGACTTCGCATTTTCAGCGCGGCTGGCGTGGGCACGGAATGCTGCGTGACGCTGCCGCTGCTCTCGCAGGAGGAATGA
- a CDS encoding sugar ABC transporter substrate-binding protein, which produces MSKKRFLAMLMAGTMVLTMAGCGNDASGETKGDAEPSADADKGGDAYKIALIQQHQTNAFQIELTEAAEAKAKELGVDLTILSADQDAATQISQIEQCVSEGYNAILFEPVDPDGLGDASKNAADAGVVVINIVSACTDWEANGIAAVSYGNNVKAGETEMQHVADLLGGKGNIAILTGPSGDSGGLQRMEGYENVLKNYPDIVQVVAPADCQWDTASAQSTVESWLTAYDLDAIVCENDGMAVGAGNAAGANSGIIITGVDGTPDGFEAILDGRITGTVSQNGGAMAANGVEAAVTLLSGGKLDNNVIITDNTWIDASNVADFS; this is translated from the coding sequence ATGAGCAAAAAAAGATTTCTGGCCATGCTGATGGCCGGCACGATGGTCCTGACCATGGCGGGCTGCGGTAACGACGCGTCCGGCGAGACGAAGGGCGACGCCGAACCAAGCGCGGATGCCGACAAGGGCGGCGACGCTTACAAAATCGCGCTGATCCAGCAGCACCAGACCAACGCCTTCCAGATCGAGCTGACCGAGGCCGCCGAGGCCAAGGCCAAGGAGCTGGGCGTCGACCTGACCATCCTCAGCGCGGATCAGGACGCCGCGACCCAGATCAGCCAGATCGAGCAGTGCGTGTCCGAGGGCTATAACGCGATCTTGTTTGAGCCTGTCGATCCCGACGGACTGGGCGACGCGTCGAAGAACGCCGCGGACGCGGGCGTTGTCGTCATCAACATCGTTTCGGCTTGCACCGATTGGGAAGCCAACGGCATCGCCGCTGTTTCCTACGGCAATAACGTCAAGGCCGGCGAGACCGAGATGCAGCACGTTGCCGACCTGCTCGGCGGCAAGGGCAACATCGCCATCCTGACCGGCCCGTCCGGCGACTCGGGCGGCTTGCAGCGCATGGAAGGCTACGAAAACGTGCTCAAGAACTACCCTGACATCGTGCAGGTCGTCGCCCCGGCAGACTGCCAGTGGGATACCGCGAGCGCGCAGTCCACGGTAGAGAGCTGGCTGACTGCCTATGATCTGGACGCGATCGTTTGCGAGAACGACGGCATGGCGGTTGGCGCGGGCAACGCGGCGGGCGCGAACAGCGGCATCATCATCACCGGCGTTGACGGCACCCCGGACGGCTTTGAGGCCATTCTGGACGGCCGCATCACCGGCACCGTTTCCCAGAACGGCGGCGCCATGGCGGCCAACGGCGTCGAGGCGGCGGTAACGCTGTTGAGCGGCGGCAAGCTGGACAACAACGTCATCATCACCGACAATACATGGATCGACGCATCCAACGTAGCGGACTTCTCCTAA
- a CDS encoding response regulator transcription factor: protein MLKVVLADDEKKIISLMLKLVDWAGLGYEVVGTANDGLRALDLVQQKQPHLLITDIRMPGCSGLDLIRRAKGLQPGLHFIVISGYRQFEYAQNALKYGVEDYLLKPLKQDELSDILLRLKDKLGEETALEYHLQKNGERRQDLLIAALKSAAERQQPFLTAQQAEAEYDLRFGEGCYFAALIKPDISYADQSLDGYRIMMQHTLEIVRREIQPLADECAAAVLWEGVAVLTYLRDYRAVEVKQCFTKIRKEVEKQRDLFWGIRCTVCLGSRKTCPEQLAASMREALWLCRDRLCRVQPWRDAESEEPALDERYQMDTPHKKRFQEAAEYLDETRFTQELEDSYRLIVPRKPLNGQMLEDWFTQVLETSLYGMQQNAKVEPRFSETMRENFWRCAAPQDILLLLREGVCEQLRRLSEEKSLRETRPITEAKRYIQQHYQQALRLEDVSSAVGFNATYFSVLFKKETGQNFMDYLTELRINKSKELLCSDTLSVQDVAEQVGYRDLKYFSRLFKKTTGVSPSDYKKLYK, encoded by the coding sequence ATGTTAAAGGTCGTTCTGGCGGACGATGAGAAAAAGATCATTTCGCTGATGCTGAAGCTGGTCGACTGGGCGGGGCTCGGCTACGAAGTCGTCGGCACGGCCAATGACGGCCTGCGCGCGCTTGATCTCGTGCAGCAAAAGCAGCCGCATCTGCTGATCACCGATATCCGTATGCCGGGTTGCAGCGGGCTTGATCTGATCCGTCGCGCCAAGGGATTGCAACCCGGCCTGCATTTCATCGTCATCAGCGGATACCGGCAATTTGAATATGCGCAAAACGCGCTGAAATACGGCGTGGAGGATTACCTGCTCAAACCGCTCAAGCAGGACGAGCTTTCCGATATACTGCTTCGCTTGAAGGATAAGCTGGGCGAAGAGACCGCGCTGGAATACCATCTGCAAAAGAACGGCGAGCGCCGGCAGGACCTTCTCATCGCAGCGCTCAAGAGCGCGGCAGAGCGGCAGCAGCCGTTTCTGACCGCGCAGCAGGCCGAAGCGGAATACGACCTGCGCTTTGGCGAGGGCTGCTATTTTGCCGCATTGATCAAGCCGGATATCTCCTATGCGGACCAATCGCTGGACGGATACCGCATCATGATGCAGCACACGCTGGAGATCGTGCGGCGGGAGATACAGCCGCTCGCGGACGAATGCGCGGCAGCCGTTCTGTGGGAAGGCGTAGCCGTTCTTACGTATCTGCGCGATTATCGCGCGGTCGAGGTCAAGCAGTGCTTTACCAAAATCCGAAAAGAGGTAGAAAAACAGCGCGATCTGTTTTGGGGAATCCGGTGCACCGTCTGCTTGGGCAGCCGCAAGACCTGCCCGGAGCAACTAGCAGCCTCCATGCGGGAGGCGCTTTGGCTCTGCCGCGACCGCCTGTGTCGCGTACAGCCGTGGCGGGATGCGGAAAGCGAGGAACCCGCGCTTGACGAGCGGTACCAGATGGACACGCCGCATAAAAAGCGATTTCAAGAAGCGGCGGAATATCTAGACGAAACACGCTTTACGCAGGAGCTGGAGGACAGCTACCGCTTGATCGTGCCGCGAAAGCCGCTGAATGGACAGATGCTGGAGGATTGGTTTACGCAGGTGCTGGAGACAAGCCTGTACGGTATGCAGCAAAACGCCAAGGTGGAACCGCGGTTCTCGGAAACCATGCGCGAAAACTTCTGGCGCTGCGCCGCGCCGCAAGACATCCTGCTTCTGCTGCGGGAGGGCGTCTGCGAACAGCTCCGCCGTCTGAGCGAGGAAAAATCGCTGCGCGAGACCCGCCCGATTACCGAGGCCAAGCGCTATATCCAACAGCACTATCAGCAGGCGCTGCGGCTGGAGGACGTGAGCAGCGCGGTCGGCTTCAACGCCACTTATTTTTCAGTATTATTTAAAAAAGAGACCGGACAGAATTTTATGGATTATCTGACCGAGCTGCGCATCAACAAATCCAAGGAGCTGCTGTGCAGCGATACGCTGTCCGTGCAGGACGTGGCCGAACAGGTCGGCTACCGCGATTTAAAGTATTTTTCACGGCTGTTCAAAAAAACGACCGGCGTCAGCCCGTCGGATTACAAGAAGCTGTATAAGTAG
- a CDS encoding ABC transporter permease — protein MKQKKNAKALISEYFIFVIFIALIIVLTCLKPSFIQPGNLVNILKQASINGILAFGMMFVIIAGGFDMSVGSTVAFTGILAAMLGQGQYPLIVPLVVAMLAGLAVGLVNGVGVAIGDLPPFIMTLGTMTAVRGLALLTSNGKPITGISKQYREVAASSLFGVPMLAVFLVVVILICSFVLAKTVYGRRVYACGGNLQAARVSGINTTMIRISTFAIAGLLAGLSGFLMTSRVTIGQPTAAESYEMDAITACVVGGVSMVGGVGKPWGVVVGCLLITIIANGLDIMGVSSHWQKIVKGAIIVLAVLIDVKGKGKKN, from the coding sequence ATGAAACAGAAGAAAAATGCAAAGGCGCTGATCAGCGAATACTTCATCTTCGTGATTTTTATCGCGCTGATCATTGTATTGACCTGCCTCAAGCCGAGCTTTATCCAGCCGGGCAATCTGGTTAATATTCTAAAACAAGCGTCGATCAACGGCATTTTGGCGTTCGGTATGATGTTCGTCATCATCGCGGGCGGCTTTGATATGTCCGTCGGCTCTACGGTCGCGTTCACCGGCATTCTCGCCGCCATGCTCGGTCAGGGGCAATATCCGCTGATCGTGCCGCTGGTCGTGGCGATGTTGGCCGGTCTTGCGGTCGGTCTGGTAAACGGCGTGGGCGTCGCGATCGGTGATCTGCCGCCGTTCATCATGACGCTCGGCACCATGACCGCCGTGCGCGGCCTGGCGCTGCTGACCTCCAACGGCAAGCCGATCACCGGCATCAGCAAGCAATATCGCGAGGTCGCCGCAAGCTCGCTCTTCGGCGTGCCGATGCTGGCGGTCTTTCTGGTCGTCGTCATCCTAATCTGCTCGTTCGTTTTGGCCAAAACGGTATACGGCCGCCGGGTCTATGCCTGCGGCGGCAACCTGCAAGCCGCGCGCGTTTCGGGTATCAACACAACGATGATCCGCATTTCCACGTTCGCTATCGCCGGCCTGCTGGCCGGTCTGAGCGGCTTTTTGATGACATCCCGCGTGACGATCGGCCAGCCGACCGCGGCGGAAAGCTACGAGATGGACGCGATCACCGCGTGCGTCGTCGGCGGCGTTTCCATGGTGGGCGGCGTCGGCAAGCCGTGGGGCGTGGTAGTCGGCTGCCTGCTGATCACCATCATTGCCAACGGTCTCGATATCATGGGCGTATCCTCGCACTGGCAGAAGATCGTCAAGGGCGCGATCATCGTGCTGGCGGTCCTCATCGACGTAAAGGGCAAGGGAAAGAAAAACTGA
- a CDS encoding histidine kinase dimerization/phospho-acceptor domain-containing protein, translated as MKGKHKTFWGFFWRVFAGYLAFCVAAMAGFTYLAAAQKREADVWTMSNRATSVAQKMAQIRQTQKYTDEERMGNLINTMFSEKYYAYPNLKVELALYGEEDKPLLAATENYWNISEGHVPSPADYFIDIDRWLTKEEQQTICQMMIDDWNMDMWGTYEIGDVVYNFMVDGWLDGQMIIPHKIYKDNMRITHVSENGWSAEHLNDRPVLFTFQPEGVKTDGLPYKTEMLGTSSLLNGLSNRGSGSPEISYQEFIAYQNDPDRVALRESLYAAGPEIEAMYQPTLQTGTMNGLWKLQLIFKHEVSDRTSERSLRGRERDDPYTVVYGAVSYPLKTAVKQLAPVYGLCFVMVLVLSALLAWRLNRVWKKQEKLEQVRRDTTNALAHELKTPLAVLSASAELLQSDLAADKRTHYLSVIQEQAARMDGSVKKNARPVAAGSGGGAVAPRTPFAGRAGRGYAVRRRAADRGHGNAGRF; from the coding sequence ATGAAGGGAAAACATAAGACGTTTTGGGGCTTCTTTTGGCGCGTGTTTGCGGGTTATCTGGCCTTTTGCGTCGCCGCGATGGCGGGATTTACGTATTTGGCTGCAGCGCAAAAACGGGAGGCCGACGTATGGACGATGTCAAACCGCGCGACCAGTGTCGCGCAGAAGATGGCACAGATCCGGCAGACCCAAAAATACACGGATGAAGAGCGAATGGGTAATCTGATCAATACCATGTTTTCTGAAAAATACTATGCCTACCCTAACCTAAAAGTGGAACTTGCGCTGTACGGTGAGGAGGATAAACCATTATTAGCGGCAACGGAAAACTATTGGAACATTTCAGAGGGCCATGTGCCAAGTCCCGCAGATTATTTTATTGACATAGATCGGTGGCTGACCAAGGAGGAACAGCAAACGATTTGTCAAATGATGATCGACGACTGGAATATGGACATGTGGGGAACGTATGAAATTGGTGACGTTGTTTATAATTTCATGGTTGATGGCTGGCTAGACGGTCAAATGATCATACCGCATAAAATTTATAAGGATAACATGCGCATCACACACGTGAGCGAAAATGGATGGAGTGCGGAACATTTGAACGACAGGCCCGTTCTTTTCACATTCCAGCCCGAGGGTGTGAAAACGGACGGATTACCTTATAAAACGGAGATGCTTGGCACAAGCAGCTTACTCAACGGTTTAAGCAATCGGGGAAGTGGCTCGCCGGAGATCAGTTATCAGGAATTCATCGCGTACCAGAACGATCCCGATCGTGTCGCGCTCCGTGAAAGCCTGTATGCGGCGGGACCTGAGATTGAAGCAATGTATCAACCAACATTGCAAACAGGAACGATGAATGGACTATGGAAGCTGCAACTGATCTTTAAACATGAGGTTTCAGACAGAACCAGTGAGCGTTCCTTAAGAGGTAGAGAACGGGATGATCCCTACACCGTCGTATACGGCGCGGTATCCTATCCCCTAAAAACGGCAGTGAAACAGCTGGCGCCGGTTTATGGGCTGTGCTTTGTGATGGTGCTGGTGCTCTCCGCGCTGCTCGCGTGGCGGCTGAACCGGGTGTGGAAAAAGCAAGAGAAGCTGGAACAGGTGCGGCGCGACACGACAAACGCGCTCGCGCACGAGCTGAAAACGCCGCTCGCCGTGCTATCGGCCAGCGCCGAACTGCTGCAAAGCGACTTGGCCGCGGATAAGCGGACGCATTATCTATCCGTCATCCAAGAACAGGCCGCGCGGATGGATGGAAGCGTAAAAAAAAATGCTCGACCTGTCGCGGCTGGAAGCGGGGGCGGAGCAGTTGCGCCGCGAACCCCTTTCGCTGGCCGCGCTGGCCGAGGATATGCTGTACGCCGCCGCGCCGCTGACCGAGGGCATGGAAACGCGGGTCGTTTCTGA
- a CDS encoding RNA polymerase sigma factor has product MAQNSMAVHAEHQARFAALIEQNRRSMFRVARAILSCNADAEDAVSQATLNAWQAFGRLRDDRAATSWLLKITVNCARDQFRKGARVTYVEDLAPYAGEAEAPLISDLWEAVCRLPEDSRALVTLYYYNGLSINEVAHVLGIRTGTAKSRLARARGKLKNMLEEDAP; this is encoded by the coding sequence ATGGCACAAAATAGCATGGCCGTTCACGCCGAGCACCAAGCGCGGTTTGCCGCGTTGATCGAGCAAAACCGCCGTTCCATGTTCCGCGTCGCCCGCGCTATTTTGTCCTGCAACGCGGACGCGGAGGACGCGGTCAGCCAAGCGACGCTGAACGCATGGCAAGCGTTCGGCCGCTTGCGGGACGACCGCGCCGCCACCTCGTGGCTGCTCAAAATCACGGTAAACTGCGCGCGCGATCAGTTCCGCAAGGGTGCGCGCGTCACCTATGTGGAGGACCTCGCGCCCTATGCGGGCGAAGCGGAAGCGCCGCTGATATCCGATTTGTGGGAGGCGGTATGTCGTCTGCCGGAGGATAGCCGCGCGCTTGTCACGCTCTATTATTATAACGGCCTTTCCATTAACGAAGTCGCGCATGTGCTGGGCATCCGCACGGGCACGGCCAAGTCCCGTCTCGCCCGCGCGCGCGGCAAACTCAAAAACATGTTAGAGGAGGATGCGCCATGA
- a CDS encoding response regulator transcription factor — MAYTILLAEDETAMREVITDYFTEKSGGALRIVPAADGGEALRQIEETTFDLLLLDIMLPGADGFTLCRAAREKGDAPILFVTAREDEADKLHGYGLGADDYVVKPFSLAVLYAKVQALLRRAKGLTREGRLTVGALTLDPDSGTVFANGARLDLPPKEFALLRLLMEQRSQLLSREALLVRVWGWDFDGTDRVIDSHIKKLRRALGPCAGYIKTVVKAGYRLEVDEDEGKT; from the coding sequence ATGGCGTATACGATTTTGCTTGCCGAGGACGAGACCGCGATGCGCGAGGTTATAACCGATTATTTTACCGAGAAAAGCGGCGGCGCGCTGCGGATCGTTCCGGCGGCGGACGGCGGCGAGGCGCTGCGGCAAATCGAGGAAACGACGTTTGATCTGTTGCTGCTCGACATCATGCTGCCAGGAGCGGATGGGTTTACGCTTTGCCGCGCGGCGCGCGAAAAGGGCGACGCGCCCATCCTGTTTGTCACCGCGCGCGAGGACGAGGCGGATAAGCTGCATGGCTACGGGCTGGGCGCGGACGATTATGTGGTAAAGCCGTTTTCGCTCGCCGTGCTGTATGCCAAGGTGCAGGCGCTGCTGCGCCGCGCCAAGGGGCTGACCCGGGAAGGCAGGCTGACCGTGGGCGCGCTGACGCTCGACCCGGACAGCGGCACGGTTTTCGCGAACGGCGCGCGGCTCGACCTGCCGCCCAAGGAGTTCGCGCTGCTGCGGCTGCTGATGGAGCAGCGGAGCCAGCTTCTGTCGCGCGAAGCGCTGCTCGTCCGCGTTTGGGGCTGGGATTTTGACGGCACCGACCGCGTGATCGACAGCCATATCAAAAAGCTGAGAAGGGCGCTCGGCCCGTGTGCGGGATATATCAAAACCGTCGTCAAGGCGGGCTACCGGTTGGAGGTGGATGAGGATGAAGGGAAAACATAA
- a CDS encoding DUF4179 domain-containing protein, protein MNDFDECLRARAAYEDCPLPPGFAARSDSLLAILPQRRRFRPHVAALLAAALLLLTACAVLSAFDYLSARDPFRQMEMSALYEQYAQDVNLTGKANGYTLTIEKIALDDNTCTLFYTVQSRKALPTVQEIVADDKNAPDTWQAQAVGMSFRLTANGENIGTSLLDCISYLDGSHKMIALERLSLDTPIPSGTKLQIHTELTDLSDPARNGARWLFDIAAQTVPSEHYTPGTVFEWNDGFYSHTITVEAVDRSPLGCFLTMHDSLGGTGHLDPEFSLRDQNGNGIPYRRASNVVSDRFTYELLGDLTSLTELTIVPLRPEKNGDFHRMLIPVDRVPKELHAYGYALTTLTLDSRRLSMTFRPDGMTIPPALYPVAADQTGEELFDSYVDAAVSHQDGSVHITLSFRVPLTPDQLRRLTHVRLQTRVFSLSEDAAVSIAL, encoded by the coding sequence ATGAACGATTTTGATGAGTGCCTGCGCGCCCGCGCCGCGTATGAAGACTGCCCGCTGCCGCCCGGCTTTGCCGCGCGCTCCGATTCTTTGTTGGCGATCCTGCCGCAGCGCCGCCGGTTTCGTCCGCATGTGGCCGCTCTGCTGGCCGCCGCCCTTCTTTTGCTGACCGCTTGCGCCGTATTGAGCGCCTTCGACTATCTAAGCGCCCGCGACCCGTTTCGCCAAATGGAGATGAGCGCCCTGTATGAACAATACGCGCAAGACGTAAACCTGACCGGCAAAGCAAACGGCTACACCCTAACGATTGAAAAGATCGCGCTGGACGATAACACCTGCACCCTGTTTTACACGGTTCAAAGCCGCAAGGCGCTGCCGACTGTTCAGGAAATAGTTGCTGACGATAAAAACGCGCCCGACACTTGGCAGGCGCAAGCCGTCGGCATGTCCTTTCGCCTGACTGCAAATGGTGAAAACATCGGCACTTCCCTGCTCGACTGTATTTCCTATCTTGACGGCAGTCACAAAATGATTGCCCTCGAGCGGCTGAGCCTTGACACCCCCATCCCCTCCGGCACGAAACTGCAAATACATACGGAACTGACAGACCTGTCCGATCCCGCCCGCAATGGCGCGCGCTGGTTGTTCGATATCGCCGCCCAGACCGTACCGAGCGAGCATTACACCCCCGGCACTGTATTTGAGTGGAACGACGGTTTCTACTCGCACACCATTACAGTGGAAGCGGTCGACCGCTCACCGCTTGGCTGCTTTCTCACGATGCACGATTCGCTGGGCGGAACAGGCCATCTGGATCCGGAATTTTCTCTGCGCGACCAGAACGGAAACGGCATCCCATACCGCCGCGCGTCGAATGTGGTCTCCGACCGATTTACCTATGAGCTGCTCGGCGATCTCACCTCGCTCACCGAATTGACCATCGTGCCGCTGCGCCCTGAGAAGAACGGCGACTTCCACCGCATGCTGATCCCGGTCGACCGCGTTCCCAAAGAGTTGCATGCTTACGGCTACGCGCTTACAACGCTTACGCTGGACAGCCGCCGCCTTTCGATGACCTTCCGGCCCGACGGCATGACCATTCCCCCCGCTCTTTATCCTGTTGCCGCGGATCAAACCGGAGAGGAGCTTTTTGATTCGTATGTGGATGCTGCGGTGAGCCATCAGGACGGCTCGGTCCACATCACCCTATCCTTCCGTGTACCGCTCACACCGGACCAGCTGCGGCGGCTCACGCATGTGCGCCTGCAAACCCGCGTTTTCTCGCTTTCGGAAGACGCCGCCGTATCGATCGCCCTATGA
- a CDS encoding sensor histidine kinase, which translates to MRREPLSLAALAEDMLYAAAPLTEGMETRVVSDGADEALADRALLTRALDSLLGNAVRFTPVGGRITVRIENGVCAVENTGEPIGEDILPRLWDAYYQGDPARTDEGTGLGLAIARAVFELHGYPFGAENGADGPRFWFRFGK; encoded by the coding sequence TTGCGCCGCGAACCCCTTTCGCTGGCCGCGCTGGCCGAGGATATGCTGTACGCCGCCGCGCCGCTGACCGAGGGCATGGAAACGCGGGTCGTTTCTGACGGGGCGGACGAAGCGTTGGCCGACCGCGCGCTATTGACCCGCGCGCTCGACAGCCTGCTGGGCAACGCGGTTCGCTTTACGCCGGTTGGCGGTCGCATTACCGTGCGCATCGAAAACGGCGTGTGCGCGGTGGAAAACACGGGCGAGCCGATCGGCGAAGATATCCTGCCCCGGCTTTGGGATGCGTATTATCAGGGAGACCCCGCCCGGACGGACGAAGGCACCGGGCTTGGTCTTGCGATTGCAAGAGCGGTTTTTGAGCTGCACGGCTATCCCTTTGGCGCGGAAAACGGCGCGGACGGCCCGCGGTTTTGGTTCCGGTTTGGAAAATAG